One region of Pagrus major chromosome 5, Pma_NU_1.0 genomic DNA includes:
- the lysmd3 gene encoding lysM and putative peptidoglycan-binding domain-containing protein 3 codes for MSSRNQHYGFQSATMVQPANGGHAYLFGNNGSENDLSEEDGESYELRPRGRERLRRSTSRERMEDIIYLTRDIQEGDTLNSIALQYHCSVADIKRANNLLTEQDFFALRSVKIPVRRFSVLTETHTTGPLNSASPSGARRLPQIASITSLPSESSTDSSSSTDSVEGFLMEKDKDIERLVKSTGPSRSTLNEVVSSLTLQQQQPLLGEVEYKPAQRKDPYYGADWGMRWWTAVAIMLFVGIVTPVFYLLYYEVLMKADVSHHGNLTKVNGHKD; via the exons atgtcCAGTAGAAACCAGCACTATGGGTTCCAGTCCGCCACCATGGTGCAGCCAGCCAATGGCGGTCACGCCTATCTGTTTGGAAACAATGGCTCTGAGAATGACCTGTCAGAGGAGGATGGCGAGAGCTATGAGTTGCGGCCACGTGGCAGAGAGAGGCTGCGAAGGAGCACCTCcagggagaggatggaggacaTTATCTACCTGACCAGAGATATCCAGGAGGGTGACACCCTGAACAGCATCGCCCTGCAGTACCATTGCTCA GTGGCTGATATAAAGCGTGCCAACAACCTTTTGACAGAGCAGGACTTCTTCGCCCTGCGCTCAGTCAAGATTCCTGTGAGGCGCTTCAGCGTCCTCACTGAGACTCACACCACTGGACCTCTCAACTCTGCCTCCCCCTCAGGTGCTAGGCGCTTGCCCCAGATCGCTTCCATTacctccctcccctccgagtCCTCCACagactcttcttcttccaccGACAGCGTGGAAGGATTCCTCATGGAGAAGGACAAGGACATTGAGCGGCTGGTGAAATCCACAGGTCCATCTCGGAGCACCCTGAACGAGGTTGTGTCCTCCTTGacactgcagcaacagcagccaCTGCTAGGAGAAGTCGAGTATAAACCAGCACAGAGGAAGGACCCTTACTACGGAGCAGACTGGGGCATGAGATGGTGGACGGCTGTGGCCATCATGCTGTTTGTTGGCATTGTCACGCCTGTGTTTTATCTGCTGTACTATGAGGTTCTTATGAAAGCTGACGTCAGCCATCATGGCAATTTGACCAAAGTTAATGGCCACAAGGATTGA
- the polr3g gene encoding DNA-directed RNA polymerase III subunit RPC7, which produces MAGKGRGVAAFTFNIEALGIGRGSMPDARVGPSPLFPNTDFKPVPLKAGEDEDYMLALKQEMRGTMQRLPHNIKPNSSKAEVEKYTERYLKQKQIEDDAWTPDWNLFPKELMPQKKKTRVKPGTKKKTVISSKDAEAVLSKLDELAKKDDGNPEKSDDETEKKRGNEDGEEIEEEEYEEEDIEEDNDYIESYFDNGEDFGAGSDDNMDGEATY; this is translated from the exons ATGGCAGGCAAGGGTCGCGGAGTGGctgccttcactttcaacaTTGAGGCTCTGGGCATCGGCAGGGGCAGCATGCCAGACGCCAGGGTGGGGCCCAGCCCGCTGTTTCCA AACACGGACTTTAAGCCTGTGCCGCTGAAAGCAGGCGAGGATGAGGACTACATGTTGGCCTTAAAACAGGAGATGAGGGGAACTATGCAACGGCTACCTCACAACATCAAGCCTAACTCCAGTAAagcag AGGTGGAGAAGTACACGGAGAGATACCTGAAGCAAAAACAGATAGAGGATGACGCATGGACTCCAG ACTGGAACCTCTTCCCAAAAGAATTAATgccccaaaagaaaaaaactcgAGTTAAACCAG gcacaaagaagaaaactgtGATATCAAGCAAAGACGCAGAGGCCGTGCTGAGTAAATTAGAT GAACTGGCAAAGAAAGATGACGGGAACCCTGAAAAGTCAGATGATGAGActgaaaagaagagagggaatgAGGATGGGGAAGAAATTGAAGAGGAAGAatatgaagaagaagacattGAGGAG GACAACGACTACATTGAGAGCTATTTTGACAATGGCGAGGATTTTGGTGCGGGCAGTGATGACAATATGGATGGTGAAGCAACATACTGA